The window CCCACGGGCCAGAGACACCGAAGAAGAGGCACAACTGATGGCGCCGCTACTGGCAGGACAGAAGTTTGCTCTGATCAGCGAAGCCTCACACCTGCCAAGAGCACTGGTGTTCTTTCAGCATCAGGGATTACAGCCAATAGCAGCACCGGCGGTACGCATGAGCACCAGCAACAGCGACTGGCGGATTGACGCGCGGGCAGCCCTGAAAAGCGAACGTGCCATGTACGAAGGCATTGGCCGGCTCTGGCAATGGCTGAAAAGTATCTGAACCGCACAAAAAGCAGAAACAAAAACGCCGGGCAGTGCCCGGCGTTTTTTATCACGGCCTGCCGCTCAGAACATATAAGTAATGTTCAGATCCAGCAGTTCAAGATTGGTGTCGATGCCATCGGCCAGGCGCGCCTGAAAGGCCAGCGCATCGGCATCGGTTGCTGCCACACCGGAAAGTGTGATGTTGTCTTCTACAGTCAGGTCATAGCGGGTGTAATCAAGGCCGACACGCCAGTTCTCGGATAACTGAGCAGCGGCACCAACGCCCCAGAAGAAGTCAAAGCTGCTCGCTTTAATGTCACTGATACCGGTGATATCGACATCGGAGTCCACTTTGTATTTCCAGCGGCTCAGACCCAGCTTACCGGATAACTCCAGCCAGCCATTCACGGCTTTGCCAAAGCGGCTGACGATTTCCAGCGAGCTAAGGTTTTCATCACCCACATCTTTTTCGGAAGCCATCAGCTGACGTCCACCCAGCATGACATCGAAACGGCTGTCATCCACCAAAGAAAAATGAGTACCGAGGTACAGACCGCCGCTCAG of the Thalassolituus hydrocarboniclasticus genome contains:
- a CDS encoding outer membrane protein; the protein is MQLMATLRTSVNIAVATALLGMSSLASAERIEESPSAGAMVADAVIARPLYFVLSQAGALVYGATLPFTLLGGNADEAAETLVVTPLQAAFVRCLGCGKVENSVGSLDEGEGKMIRHFVMVSGGVSQEKSFVGEKFLSGGLYLGTHFSLVDDSRFDVMLGGRQLMASEKDVGDENLSSLEIVSRFGKAVNGWLELSGKLGLSRWKYKVDSDVDITGISDIKASSFDFFWGVGAAAQLSENWRVGLDYTRYDLTVEDNITLSGVAATDADALAFQARLADGIDTNLELLDLNITYMF